Proteins encoded together in one Deltaproteobacteria bacterium GWC2_65_14 window:
- a CDS encoding ATP phosphoribosyltransferase, which yields MKPKGHNVLNIGLPKGSLQESTLKLFRKAGFTISVGSRSYIPTIDDPELSGLLIRAQEMARYVQDGILDLGLTGRDWVLEQNAKVREVCPLLYSKGGLRPVRWVVAVPNDSPIRRIEDLAGKRIATELVQYTRRFLRERGIEAQVEFSWGATEVKAPRLADAIVELTESGSTLRANNLRIVDTVLESTTVLIANRESWKNPWKRRKIETIEMLLAGALRAEEKVGVKMNVKSADLKGLLKVLPAMQNPTVSSLSEAGWFSLEVIVDEKTVRELIPILKKMGASGIVEYPLNKVIP from the coding sequence ATGAAGCCGAAGGGACACAACGTCCTGAACATCGGACTCCCGAAGGGAAGCCTGCAGGAGTCCACGCTGAAGCTGTTCCGGAAGGCCGGGTTCACCATCTCGGTGGGATCGCGAAGCTACATCCCCACCATCGACGACCCGGAGCTGTCGGGGCTTCTGATCCGCGCGCAGGAGATGGCCCGGTACGTCCAGGACGGCATCCTCGACCTGGGGCTCACCGGGCGGGACTGGGTATTGGAGCAGAACGCGAAGGTCCGGGAGGTCTGCCCCCTTCTGTACTCGAAGGGGGGCTTGCGTCCCGTCCGCTGGGTGGTGGCCGTCCCGAACGACTCCCCGATCCGGAGGATCGAGGACCTCGCCGGGAAGCGGATCGCCACGGAGCTGGTCCAGTACACCCGACGGTTCCTGCGGGAGCGGGGGATCGAGGCGCAGGTCGAGTTCTCCTGGGGGGCCACCGAGGTGAAGGCGCCGCGGCTGGCGGACGCGATCGTGGAGCTGACCGAGAGCGGCAGCACGCTCCGGGCGAACAACCTGCGGATCGTCGACACCGTTCTCGAATCGACGACCGTACTCATCGCGAACCGGGAATCCTGGAAAAATCCGTGGAAGCGGCGGAAGATCGAGACGATCGAGATGCTGCTGGCGGGAGCCCTGCGGGCGGAGGAGAAGGTCGGGGTCAAGATGAACGTGAAAAGCGCCGACCTCAAAGGCCTCCTGAAGGTCCTCCCCGCCATGCAGAACCCGACGGTCTCCTCCCTCTCCGAGGCGGGGTGGTTCAGCCTCGAGGTGATCGTGGACGAGAAGACGGTCCGGGAGCTGATCCCGATACTGAAAAAGATGGGGGCCTCGGGGATCGTGGAGTACCCCCTGAACAAGGTGATCCCGTAG